The sequence below is a genomic window from Synechococcus sp. PCC 7335.
ATGTAGAAAACGAACGTTTGTCGTTCAAGCGTTTACCTGCTGAGCTGGTTACGGCATAGCCTTCTAGTTCTGTGTTCTATTTTTCAATAGATATATTGCTTAAGGAGATGGTGATGACCATCTCCTTTTTTAGTTTCTAGTAGTTTTTTAGTTTCAAGAAGTTTCATCAATTCTTCTTGAAGAATGCATGTTAGCAACCTGCGCGTTCATATATGTTGAAGCTATCAGGGATCGTATCGAGAGGTTAATGTCCTTGGGTTGATGTCCTTGACTTCGGCCCAGCGCAAAAGTCTTCTTGGTGAACCAAAGGATAGCGATCGCTCATACTTTCGTTATCTTTCATTATTAGAATACTGCTAACGAGTTTGGAGTAGATTACGTGCTCTCCTAACACTTAGCGAGCTATCTATATTTCGACGGTCCGCTCCCAGTCGAATTGGCGTAGTTACATCTTGCTGTTGGACTTTCATCGCTGTTGGACTTTTATCGAAAAGATACTGTCAAATTAATAGGAGTCTAAATATACATAACTCTAAACAAACTACATAACCTAGATAAACCATCTAACTATCCATCTAACTATGTTTAAAGGGGCTATTCCACATGACAATGTCTTCTAGGCAGCCTGCTCAAGCCACCCCCCAACCGAGGCTTGAGCTCACCGGCTCGCGGCAGTTCACAGCTTGGCTAGCAGAGCAGGCGCTTAGTCTTGGCTTTACTACCTACCAGGCCGGTAAGCTCTTCTTGATTGGGCTGCAAAAGGACGGACGGCTCTCGGTTTTTGAACGCACCTTCGAACGCTGTATGGGCCTATGCGCAACAGGCAATAGCCTTTATATGAGTTCGCTCTATCAGCTCTGGCGCTTCGAAAATATCCTAGAACCTGGGCAGCTGTCGGGCGAGTTCGATGCTTTGTACGTCCCGCAGATGAGCTACGTCACAGGCGATCTTGATATTCACGATGTGGCGATGACTACCGCAGACTATACGCTAAGTTCCAAGCTGCTAGGCGAACGAGTCAGCACGCCAGGTATCGTCTTCGTCAATACGTTGTTTGGCTGCCTAGCCACCCTGAGTGAAACACATAGCTTTCGGCCGGTTTGGCATCCGCCGTTCCTGTCCAAACTAGCCGCAGAAGACCGCTGCCATCTGAACGGGTTGGCGCTACAGGACGGACAGCCTGCCTATGTGACGGCGGTCAGTCAAAGCGATGTTGCCGATGGTTGGCGCGACCATCGGGTAAGTGGCGGCTGTGTGATTGATGTGCGTAGCAATGAGGTGGTTGCTACTGGCCTTTCGATGCCCCATTCGCCGCGGTGGTATCGGGGCAAGCTGTGGCTGCTGAATTCGGGTACGGGCGAGTTTGGTCAGGTTGATTTGGCCACCGGAAAGTTTGAGCCGGTGGCGTTTTGTCCGGGCTACTTACGGGGGCTAACGTTTGCGGACGACTTTGCAGTAGTTGGCCTATCGCAGTCGCGGGGGAACAAGACCTTTGCCGAGCTACCGCTAGAAGACCGGTTGCAGGCAAAGCAAGCGACGCCGCGCTGTGGGCTGAGTGTGATTGATTTGCGTAGTGGTGATGTGGCGCATAGTCTGCGCATAGAGGGTGTGGTAGAAGAACTCTACGATGTCGTGACGTTGCCGCAGGTAAGGCGGCCCCAGGCGATTGGCATCCGTAGTGATGAGATTCGGCGGGTACTCAGGGTGGCGGGTGAATAACTCGCGATAGACAAAAGATAAGAAAAACGGTCTGCGTCAACAGGCCGCTGTAGTTGTAAACACAAGGACGATAGCAAAATGGCTTTTCCAGCACAGTTTGACTTAGCAGACCTCGATGGCAGTAACGGCTTTGTAATTAATGGCGTCGACGAATTTGATTTCTCCGGTTATTCGGTGAGTGGTGCGGGTGATGTCAATGGTGATGGCATCGACGACCTGATCATTGGTGCAACTGGAGCCGACCCTAATGGCGAATTCTCAGGTGAGGTCTACGTAGTGTTTGGCCGCAGTGCGGGCTTTGATGCTGCCTTTGAACTCTCTAGCTTGGACGGCAGCAACGGCTTCGTACTCAATGGCATTGATGGCGGCGATCGCACTAGTCGTTCGGTGAGTGGTGCGGGTGACGTCAACGGCGATGGCTTCGATGATGTAATTATCAGCGCATACAGCGCCGAGCTCAACGGTAGTAGTGTAGGCGAGAACTACGTAGTGTTTGGCTCTGACGCGGGCTTTGACGCTGCCTTTGAGCTTTCTAGCTTGAACGGTAGTAACGGCTTCGTACTCAATGGCATCGACGAATTTGATTCCCCCGGTTATTCGGTGAGTGGTGCAGGTGATGTCAATGGTGATGGCTTTGATGACCTGATTATTGGTGCTCCCTTTGCCGACCCTAACGGCTTCGACTCGGGTGAGAGCTATGTGGTATTTGGTAGCGATGCTGGCTTTGACGCTACCCTCGAGCTTTCTAGCTTAGACGGCAGTAATGGCTTCGTACTCAACGGCATTGATGAAAATGGCTTCTTTGGTTTTTCGGTAAGTGGTGCGGGCGATGTCAATGGCGATGGCTTCGATGACGTAATTATTGGTGCACCCAATAGTTACCAGGGCTATATAGTGTTTGGCTCTGACGCGGGCTTTGACGCTGCCTTTGAGTTCTCCAGCTTAGATGGCAGTAATTTTTCTGTAATCGATGGCGTTGATAGGGGTGACCGCTTCGGTCATTCGGTGAGTGGGGCAGGCGATGTCAACGGCGATGGCTTTGATGATGTGATTATTGGCGCATATACAGCCGCCCCTAATGGCAACCGCAGCGCAGGTGAGAGCTATGTGGTGTTTGGTACTGATGCAGGCTTTCCCACTACCCTTGAGCTTTCTAGTCTAGATGGCAGCAATGGCTTCGTAATTAACGGCGTCGATAGCGGCGACTACTCCGGTTATTCGGTGAGTGGTGCAGGTGATGTCAACGGCGATGGCTTTGATGATGTGATTATTGGTGCATATCAAGCCGACCCTGATGGCGTAAATATTACCGGTGAGAGCTACGTGGTGTTTGGCACTGATGCAGGCTTCGATGCTGTCCTCGAACTCTCTAGCCTAGACGGTAGCAATGGCTTCATTCTCAGTGGCATCGACGAATTTGATTTCTCTGGTTTTTCGGTGAGCGGAGCAGGTGATGTCAACGGCGATGGCTTCGATGACCTGATTATTGGTGCATTTCGAGCTGCCCCTAATGGTATGAGGCTTGCTGGTGAGAGCTATGTGGTGTTTGGTGCCACTGATATCGGGTTATCTACAAACACTATCATCGGCACTAATGGCGACGATACACTTATCGGCAGCAAGAACAAAGACCTTCTGTTCGGCCTGGCGGGCAACGACTTTCTTGATGGCAGGAACAACAGCGATTCGCTCGACGGCGGTAAGGGTAACGATATCCTCAACGGTGGTCGAGGTAGCGATGCTCTCTTCGGTGGTAACGGGAACGACATCCTCAACGGCGGAGCCGACAACGATTCGCTTGATGGTGGCAACGGCCGCGATACGCTCAACGGTGACAAAGGTAACGATACGCTCGATGGTGGTCGAGGTAGCGACGCTCTCTTTGGTAACGATGGCAACGACATCCTCAACGGTGGAAAAGGCAACGATACGCTAGACGGCGGTAAGGGTAACGATACGCTAGACGGCGGCCGGGGAAATGACCTGCTCAACGGTGGTCGGGGCTTAGATGTGCTCGATGGCGGTCGGGGGAATGACTCGCTCAACGGCGGGGCGGACAACGACACGCTCGATGGCGGCAAGGGCAACGATACGCTAGACGGGGGCCGTGGTAACGACCTGCTCACCGGTGGTAACGGTAGAGATGTACTGCTGGGCAGCGATGGAGATGACACCCTCGTCGGTGGGGGCAACAACGATACGCTCACAGGCGGTAACGGTAGAGACACGTTTGTCCTATCAGTTGGTGGTGGCGTTGACACCATCACAGACTTCGACAGTAAAGACCTGATTGGTCTAGCGGGCGGACTGGGTATAGGCGAACTTTCCTTCGTAGGTAGTGACATCTTCGTTACTGATACGAACGAAGTGCTAGCGACCCTCACTGGCATTGATACGACAAGTTTGAGCAACAGTCAGTTCGTACTGGTCTAAGCGCTTTTAGCCTAGGTTCAGGCGAACTCGAATATCTCAAATATGAAAAACGGCCTGCGTCAACAGGCCGCTGTAGTTGTAAACGAAAGGATGATAGCAAAATGGCTTTTTCATTACCGCTTTTAGCAGAACTCGATGGAAGTAACGGCTTTTCGATCGAAAGCTCTGGTTTTTTTGTAAGTGGCGCAGGTGATGTCAACAACGATGGCATTGATGACCTAATTGTTGACGGTTCAGTGGTCTTTGGCTCCGATACGGGGTTTGAAGCGGCCTTTGACCGTTCTAGCTTAGATGGCAGCAATGGTTTTGTGCTCAATGGCTTTGCTTCTTCCGCAAGCGATGCGGGCGATGTCAACGGTGATGGCATTGATGACCTAATTGTTGGCAGCTCAGTGGTATTTGGCACCGATGCAGGCTTTGAAGCAGTCCTTGACCGTTCTAGCTTGGACGGCAGCAACGGCTTTGTCCTCAATGACATTGATGCACAGGACAGAACTGGCTCTTCCGTGAGCGGTGCGGGCGATGTTAACGGTGATGGCTTCGATGATCTGATTATTGGTGCACCTGCGGCTGATCCCAATGGCGACTCTTCCGGCGAGAGCTACGTGGTGTTTGGTACCGACGCGGGCTTTGATGCTGCCTTTGAGCTCTCTAGCTTAGATGGTAGCAATGGCTTCGTGCTCAATGGCATTTCTGAAGGCGATCGCTCCGGCAGTTCGGTAAGCGGTGCGGGTGATGTCAACGGCGATGGCTTTGATGATTTGATCATTAGCGCACCTGGCGCCGACATCAATGGGACTATGTCAGGTCAGAGCTACGTGGTGTTCGGCTCTGATACAGGTTTTGACGCAGCTCTCGAACTCTCTAGCTTAGATGGCAGCAACGGTTTCGTGCTCAATGGCATCAACGAATACGACTACTTTGGTAGCTCGGTGAGCGGTGCGGGTGACATTAACGGTGATGGCTTTGATGACTTGATTATTGGTGCGCCTGGGGCAGATCCATATCGTGGATTTCCGCTTTCTATAGGCGAAAGCTACGTAGTGTTCGGTAGCGATACAGACTTCGACGCTACTCTTGAAATCTCGGAGCTCGATGGTAACAACGGTTTTTCACGCAGAGGCTTCGATTTCTATGACCGCTCAGGTAGTTCAGTGAGCGGTGCGGGTGACGTTAACGGTGATGGCTTTGATGACGTGATTGTTGGTGCACCTCAGGCCGATCTGATGCCTCGCTATCGTCGCGACTCAGGTACGATTTATGTGCTATTCGGCAGCGATTCAGACTTCAGTACTTCCGGGCTCTTGGGTACTGATGTTTATGACAATTTCGGCTCTTCCGTGAGCGGTGCGGGCGATGTCAACGGTGATGGCTTTGATGACCTGATTGTTGGTGCACCTGGTGCAGGGCAGAGCTATGTGATATTTGGCGTTGCTAGTAATCCAAATCCTGATGCGATCGATGACGCAGTGACTACTGATGAGGATACGCCATTGAGCGGTAATGTCTTTGCTGACAATGGCAATGGTCCGGATACCGCCACGGATGGTAACTCCTTCACCGTTACCCGGGTCAATGGCAGCCCTGCTAACGTCGGTACTCAAGTTGTTCTTACCTCAGGCGCACTACTCACCCTCAATTCCGACGGTAGCTTCGACTACGATCCTAATGGCCGGTTTGAGGCACTCAACGCAAACGATACCGCCACTGATAGCTTTGAGTACACCATCAAAGGTGAGCGCTTTGCTGATACCGCCACCGTAACTATCGCCATTACTGGCGTTACTGATTCAACCGGACAGCTTAATTTGGCTCTGCTTGATGGCAGCAACGGCTTTGTACTCAATGGTGTTGCTGAAGGTGACAGTTCCGGTATTTCGGTAAGCGGTGCGGGCGACATTAATGGCGATGGCTTTGATGACCTGATTATTGGTGCATACAGTGCTGATCCCAATGGGGACTATTCAGGTGAGAGCTATGTGGTGTTTGGCTCCGACGCAGGCTTTGACACTGCTATTGAACTCTCTAACTTGGATGGCAGCAACGGCTTCGTGCTTAGTGGTATCGATGAACGCGATAGCTTCGGTTACTCGGTGAGTGGTGTAGGCGACATTAACGGCGACGGTATCGATGACCTAATTATCAGCGCACCTGGCGCAGGGCAGACCTATGTGGTGTTTGGCGCTGATACGGGCTTTGACGCTGCTCTCGAACTCTCTAGCTTGGATGGCGGCAACGGCTTCGTAGTAAATGGCATTAATGCAAATAGCGACTCTGGTATCTCGCTAAGTGGTGTAGGCGATGTGAATGGTGATGGCTTCGATGATCTTATTATTGGCGCATACCCAACCTACTCTTCATATGTGATTTTTGGTTCCAGCATGGGCTTTGATGCTGTCCTAGAAATTTCTGACTTAGATGGTAACAACGGCTTCGTACTCAACGGTGGTGGCTACTCCGGTTATTCGGTCAGCGGCGCAGGTGATATCAATGGTGATGGCTTCGATGACCTCATTATCGGCGCACCAAGATTCGAGCTTGGTGACGGTTATCCCTATACCTATACAGGCGCAACCTATGTGTTGTTTGGCACCGATGCGGGCTTCGAGGCTACTTTTGACCTCTCTAGCCTAGACGGCAGCAACGGCTTCGTAATAGATGGTGCTGATGAAGATGACTATGCTGGTGCTTCGGTCAGCGGCGCAGGTGATGTCAATGGTGATGGCTTCGATGACCTGATTATCGGTGCACGTAGGGCCGATCCCAATGGAGATGCTTCAGGCGAAAGCTATGTGGTGTTTGGCACCGATGCAGGCTTCGATACTGCCATTGAGCCCTCTAGCTTAGACGGCAGTAACGGCTTCGTAATTAATGGCATTGATGAAGGCGACGGCTCTGGCCGTTCAGTCAGTGGCGCAGGTGATGTGAATGGTGATGGCTTCGATGACCTGATTATTAGCGCACCTTACGCGGACCCTAATAGCTTCAGTTCAGGCGAAAGCTATGTGGTGTTTGGCACCGATGCAGGCTTCGATGCTGTCTTTAGTCTCTTTAGCTTAGATGGCAGCAACGGCTTCGTAATTAATGGCATTGATGAACTTGATCGTTCCGGTGTTTCGGTGAGCGGTGCGGGGGATATCAACGGTGACGGCTTTGATGACCTAATTATTGGCGCACCTGGGGCCGATCCTAATGGCTACGATTCAGGCGAGAGCTATGTAGTGTTTGGCGCTGCTGATATTGGGTTATCCACATCTACGCGCTTCGGCACTAGCGGAGATGATACGCTCATCGGTGGCAAGAACAAAGACATCCTGTTCGGCTTAGGGGGCAACGACTTTCTCGATGGCGGCAACGGTGACGATTCGCTAGACGGGGGCCGGGGCAGAGACATTCTCTTCGGCGGTAATGGCGACGATATCCTTTTCGGGGGAGCAGACAGCGATACGCTAGATGGCGGCAAAGGCAACGATACGCTAGACGGTGGCAAAGGCAACGATACGCTGGACGGCGGTCGGGGTGATGACAGCCTCTTCGGCGGTGATGGTAACGACAGCCTGATTGGAGGAGCAGACAGCGATACGCTAGGCGGTGGCAAGGGTAACGATACGCTAGACGGTGGCAAGGGCAACGACTCGCTCGATGGCGGTCGGGGCCTAGATGCGCTCTTCGGCAACGATGGTAACGACATCCTCAGTGGTGGTGCGGACAACGATACGCTAGACGGCGGTAGAGGTAACGATACGCTAGACGGGGGCCGGGGGAATGACTTTCTCACGGGCGGTAGCGGTAGAGACGTGCTGCTAGGCGGCGATGGTAACGACACCCTCATCGGTGGGGGCAACAACGATACGCTTACAGGTGGTAACGGTAGAGACACGTTTGTCCTATCAACTGGTGACGGCGCTGATACCATTACAGACTTTGACAGTAAAGACCTGGTTGGACTTGCAGGTGGACTAGGTATTGGAGACCTCTCCTTTGTCGGCAATGACATTTTGGTTACCGATACCAACGAGGTGCTAGCGATCCTCACTAGCATTGATACGACGAGCTTGAACAGCAGCCAGTTCGTCCTGGTCTAAGCACCTTTAGCCTAAACATAGGCGCACTCGAATACAAACATAAGAAAAACGGCCTGCGTCAACAGGCCGCTGTAGTTGTAAACAAAAGGATGATAGAAAAATGGTTTTTCCAGCACAGTTTGACTTAGCCTCCCTCGATGGCAATAACGGCTTCGTTCTTAATGGTGTTGATATAGATGACCGCGCCGGTTTTTCGGTCAGTGGGGCAGGCGATGTCAATGGCGATGGCTTTGATGACTTCATCATCGGTGCACCTGAAGCAGAGCCCAATGGTAGTGATTCAGGCGAGAGCTACGTCGTGTTTGGCTCCGATATGGTTTTTGACACCGTCATCGAACTCTCCAGCTTGGATGGCAGTAACGGCTTCGTAATCAATGGCATTGATATAGGTGATGATTCTGGTACTTCGGTAAGCAGTGCGGGTGATGTCAATGGCGATGGCCTCGGCGACCTCATTGTCGGTGCGCCTGGAGCTAGTCCCAATGGTGATGCTTCGGGTGAGAGCTACGTAGTGTTTGGTTCTGATACGGGCTTTGACGCTTCTTTTGAGCTTTCTAGTCTAGATGGCAGTAACGGCTTTGTGCTCAATGGCATCAATACAGGCGATCGCTCCGGCTTTTCGGTCAGTGGGGCGGGCGATGTCAATGGCGATGGTTTCGATGACCTGATTATTGGCGCGTACAGGGCCAACCCCAATGGTGACCTTTCGGGTAGGAGCTACGTAGTGTTTGGCTCTGACGCAGGCTTTGACGCTGATTTCGAGCTTTCTATCCTAGATAGCAATAATGGCTTTGTTCTCAATGGCATCGATACAGGCGCTCGCTCTGGCTTTTCGGTAAGCAGTGCGGGTGATGTCAATGGCGACGGCTTCGATGACCTCATCATTGGCGCACCCTGGGCTGACCCTAATAGCAGCTTTTCAGGCGAGAGCTACGTGGTGTTTGGTTCTGGTGCGGGCTTTGACACCATCCTCGAGCTTTCTAGCTTGGATGGCAGCAACGGCTTCGTTATTGAGGGCATAGATTTCTTTGACTTCTCCGGTCGTTCAGTAAGCAGTGCGGGAGACATCAACGGTGATGGCTTTGATGACCTGATTATCGGCGCATCTGGCGCTAGCTCCTTTAGTAGTGAGTATGGATTTAGCCTCTATACAGGCGAGAGCTACGTGGTGTTTGGCACCGATGCGGACTTTGATGCTGTGCTTGAGCTTTCTAGCTTAGATGGCAGCAACGGCTTCGTTATTGAGGGCATTGACGAATATGATGGTTTCGGTCGTTCAGTGAGCAGTGCGAGAGACATCAACGGCGATGGCTTCGATGACCTGATTATCGGAGAATATAGCAATTTTAGAGGCACTATCACCGAAGGCGGGAGCTATGTAGTGTTTGGTACCGATGCAGGCTTTGCTACTACGCTCGACCTTAACAGCCTAGATGGCAGTAACGGCTTTGCGTTCAGTGGCTTCGATAAGTATGCTGGCTTCGGCCGTTCGCTCAGCGGGGTGGGGGATGTCAACGGCGATGGCTTCGACGACCTGATCATTGGCAGACCCAATACCTATTCCAGTGGCGTCTCTTCAGGCCAAAGCTACGTGGTATTCGGTGCGGCTAGTAGTGAAACGCTCATCGGCACGGATGGTAATAATGTCCTTGTTGGTGGTAAGGGTAACGACTTACTCGATGGCAAAGCAGGCAACGATGTCCTCGACGGCGATGAGGGTGATGACAATCTCTATGGCGGTAACGATGCTGACATTCTGATCGGCGGCGATGGTAACGACTCGCTCTTCGGTGAGCAGGGCTTCGATACGCTCTATGGCGGTAACGGTGACGACTTACTCCTCGGTGGAAATGGCAAGGACACGCTTATCGGCGGTGATGGCAACGATACACTCGAAGGTGAGATTGGCAAAGACACGCTTATTGGTGGTGAGGGTAACGATCTCCTAACAGGCGGTCAAGGTAGAGACACTTTTGTCTTGGTACTTGGCGAGGGTACGGACACTATTACTGACTTCAGTGGTCAAGATCGGATTGGCTTAGCCGGTGGACTGGGCATCGGCGATCTGTCGTTTGTTGGTAACGACATCCTCTTTACTGATACGAACGAGGTACTAGCGACCCTTAGTGGCATAGACACCACTAGCTTGAACAACAGTCAGTTCGTACTGATTTAGACCGAGTCTGTACAAACCTGTTTGACCACCCAAACTCAAAGGGAAGCTTAAGACAAGAGTTCTTAGCTTCCCTTCGCTGTCATTCAGGCTTTTGTATCTATGAATGCTTCCTCTTCTCAAGCCGATATATCCTACACCAACGTTATGGAGAAATTAGTCGCAGATGAGGTCGCTAGGCAAAAGTCTAAGTTGCCAGAAAAGCTGCGTAGATACATCAAATCGGTCGAGGTCGAAACCTACGCCCTCAACCGATTGCCCGCACTCTATGCCTCCAGCGAAAAAGGATGGCAGATTCAATACGAAAAAGCGGGAAAAACCTACGCTAAAGAGATATACAAAGCCGTACGACAAGGTGTTGCTGCTGTTCAAATTGATCCGTTCAGGGCTTCTCAACCGCTATCTGCTAAGCAAGGTGACAAGTCATCAGCTATCTTGAAGACCTTTCGCGATCTGCTCAATCGGCCTGAGCTAAGCTGGGACGACATTCTACATGAGTGTAAACGCCTACTACTGCCTGATGATCACCCCGAACGTCCATCGCTAGATGACGAGTCAAAGCAGAAGTCTCATCGGCAACCAAGTACCTATGGCAGTATCGAGCCGTGGTCAAGGAAGAGATAGGCGCTCGGACGTAGTCAATCCAACCTTCATGAAACCGTCAAAGGTTTGAAGCACTACTACAGCAATCGGCATTCAGCTAGACCCATGTATCTCTTCAAGTTGGAACTATTTCGAGCTTGATCTTGAGCTTGATTTTAGAGCTTCATCAAGTCCTAGACGTTTGACGCCCTGTCGAAGTCGCTCAGCTTCGGTAGGGTCTAACTTTTCGGCAAGGCTGATGGCCTTATCGAAGGCTGCTTTGCTTTGGGGTAGCTTGCCTAGTTTGAACAGAACAGCGCCCAGATTTTGGTAGGCTACACCGTAGTTTGGATCAAGAGCGATCGCATACTCATAAGCTCGCATTGCCGGTTCTAAGTAACCCTTTGCTTTATGCACCACGCCTAGGTTGAAAAACGTCACTGGGTGCTTTGGATCGATTCGGCCAGCCGCTTCGTACTGCGCGATCGCCCCGTCAAGATTGCCCTTTAGCTTCAGCAATGCGCCTAGATTCAAATAAGCAGACAGCTTTAATAATTCAGCAATAGGAACTGCGATCGCCTTTCTATAAGCTGCTTCAGCCGCCTCAAAGTCTTCTGTATATCGATGCACTATTCCCAGGTGATAATAGGCCTCATACTCTGTTAGTGGCTGCAGTCTGCTTGTAATTGCACTTGCTTTTAGCGCCTGATGAAGCAACGTGAGTGCTTTTTCCCACGCCCGGCTTTGCACATACAAAGCTCCGAGCTTGTTAGCGATTAGCTTATCCTCTGGGTTTGCTGCCAGATACTTAGTCATGATCCGCTCAGCGCGTTTGAATTTATCTTTCGCCTCAATTGGCGTCACGCTATAGTTTGTATGCTCAATGATTGCTCCACTAGTTGCTCCATCGAGCTGCGCCACCTGCCAGTGCGGTTCAGCCGCCATCAGCGCTTCGATACTGTCATCGACGCTCTCATAGATGGGCCTAGTATATTTAATCGAAACTAGGTTGCGAAACAGCCGAGACACCTGAGTATAGGGAGACTGATTGACAGCAATTTCTCGACGTAGAGCAGTCACCATCAACAGGTTTGCAGGATCTATCTGTCCTAGAGGTTTCTCCGCTCTAATGGTGGCAATCAGCCGCTGTCCTGCCGCTGTCAGCGTTTCGTCGGCATCTAGCACGAGTATCCAGTCTTGCGTCGCTTGATCTAGAGAAGCATTGCGAGCGATCGCAAAATCATCGCCCCACATCAAAAAATTCACCTTTGCCCCTGCTGCTGCCGCAATCATAGGCGTATCGTCACCAGAGCCCGTATCCAAGACGATAATCTCGTCTGCTAAGTGCTTGACGCTCGACAGGGCACGAGGCAAATTTTTGGCCTCATCTTTCACAATCATACAAAGGCTAAGCGTCGCCATGAGTCGGGATCTTCCAAAGTGTCTTCTGGGGTGTCATCTAGGGCCTGCTGTTACAATTGCAGCAGATATGAGCTGTCTCGATTGGAGATCAGGTAATGACGGCTGTAACAGCAAAGTGGACTCTGGCAGAATACCATCGCATGATTGACTCTGGCGTACTAGACGAGCGCCAAGTCGAATTGATCAAAGGAGAGATCATTGAGATGGCGCCAGAGGGAAGCCCTCATTCATACTTTGTTTCCGAATCAGGTGAATATCTAATTCGGCTGTTAGGAGAAAAGGCAAAGGTACGCTATGGCAACCCAATTACGCTTCCTAATCAATCCGAGCCAGAACCAGATATCGCAGTTGTTCAGCGTCTCGGCAAGGCGTACCTTCAGCATCACCCATACCCAGAAAATATCTTTTGGTTGATTGAATACTCAAACGCAAGCTTAAACAAAGACCTTAATTTGAAGAGTCAGGTCTATGCAGAAGTCGATATTCCTGAGTACTGGGTTGTTGATCTCAAGAACCGATTACTGATTGTGTTTAGAGAGCCTAAGTCAGGACAGTACTCATCACGCTCTACGTACACTGAAGGCCAGATAGCGCCGCTGGCTTTTCCTGACGTGCCTATCTTAGTCAGCGCTATTATTGACCGGAGCTAAAAAGCTCAGCATACTAATTTCACTGAGCTATGACAAAAGTGATTGAGCCCGCTCTAAAGCAGACCTCACTTGCTCAAAGCCAGTACCACCGGCGCTGTTACGCGCTGAAACGACTTGAGCAGGCGCGATCGCCTCGTAGATATCTGCCTCAAATTTCGGATGCAGCCCCTGCCACTCTTCTAAGCTCAACTCCTTCAATAGTTTTCCTGCTGCCAAAGAAGTCTTCACGACCTTCCCAACCAAGTTATAAGCCTCTCGAAAGGGAACCCCTTTCGCGGCTAGATAATCGGCCACATCCGTCGCATTAGAAAAGTCTTCTGCGACCGCTTGGTTTAGCCTGTCAGTACGAAACGTAATGCCCTCTTGCAGTAAGATAGTCATCGCCTCCAAGCAGCCAGAGACCGTTGCTACCGTATCAAAAATGGCCTCTTTATCTTCTTGCAAATCCTTGTTGTAGGCCAGCGGCAACCCCTTCATCATCACCAACAGCCCCTGCAGGTGGCCAAAAGTTCGTCCAGTCTTACCCCGCACCAGCTCAGGCACATCAGGATTCTTCTTCTGGGGCATGATGCTCGATCCGGTCGAGCAGGTATCGCCCAGGGTTACAAACCG
It includes:
- a CDS encoding glycosyltransferase family 2 protein, producing MATLSLCMIVKDEAKNLPRALSSVKHLADEIIVLDTGSGDDTPMIAAAAGAKVNFLMWGDDFAIARNASLDQATQDWILVLDADETLTAAGQRLIATIRAEKPLGQIDPANLLMVTALRREIAVNQSPYTQVSRLFRNLVSIKYTRPIYESVDDSIEALMAAEPHWQVAQLDGATSGAIIEHTNYSVTPIEAKDKFKRAERIMTKYLAANPEDKLIANKLGALYVQSRAWEKALTLLHQALKASAITSRLQPLTEYEAYYHLGIVHRYTEDFEAAEAAYRKAIAVPIAELLKLSAYLNLGALLKLKGNLDGAIAQYEAAGRIDPKHPVTFFNLGVVHKAKGYLEPAMRAYEYAIALDPNYGVAYQNLGAVLFKLGKLPQSKAAFDKAISLAEKLDPTEAERLRQGVKRLGLDEALKSSSRSSSK
- a CDS encoding Uma2 family endonuclease codes for the protein MTAVTAKWTLAEYHRMIDSGVLDERQVELIKGEIIEMAPEGSPHSYFVSESGEYLIRLLGEKAKVRYGNPITLPNQSEPEPDIAVVQRLGKAYLQHHPYPENIFWLIEYSNASLNKDLNLKSQVYAEVDIPEYWVVDLKNRLLIVFREPKSGQYSSRSTYTEGQIAPLAFPDVPILVSAIIDRS